A single genomic interval of Chitinivorax sp. B harbors:
- a CDS encoding RHS repeat protein, with amino-acid sequence MNRTTQYSYDVLNRLVKLTTPDPAKAGGVLVTEFSYDALDNLVTVKDPLGHTTRYNYNGLGDLLQLVSPDTGTTRYSYDNAGQLKTKTDARNKTETRSYDNLGRVTSLAFGDQTHTFTWDSAANGKGRLASLQDTSGTTHYRYDAQGRLSGKTLSFTAIGGVGGEAGKREVSYSWNEQGQLTQLTYPSGFKVTYSYNSNGQVSAVQLNGQALISNIQYQPFGGIKSWSWAGGNTHHRSYNLDGQLELLQHGSLYSKSYRWNAANQLKAQTDNQSSSLNQSYDYDLLDRLNKTTRGTVTEQYQYDANGNRTQSQVNTAATSYSIDPASNRLLKQTGSNAKTYTLDASGNQTSDGSITLTYDNAGRPRTATQNGQSVSNFFYNAQGQLAIKTANSKPIQFVYDEAGHLLAEHADPATQSPSQDHIWLGDTPIAVVRPNSSDPSKPLLYHVYADHLNTPRAIYDAFNKRLTWRWESEAFGNTLPDQDADKNGSQFVYNLRFPGQYWDNGIKLSHNWYRTYNPDTGRYIQSDPIGLNGGLNTYLYAYGNSPRFVDRDGLDSVSVEAGLHLPLIGDIATALGWNQIPVSGGDVGVAVSFPGPLTPDAAWDLSLYASGDFGGGIGANKATVTAGYSRGGSCDIDDSIDVNAIHGPVAVGVTLDRHANLNNFSLSDITGAKAGAALAPGKAAMAVYKVVDSILKTRSLRDVWKTYNNNAIGFGYKKTGAVRLNCECKK; translated from the coding sequence TTGAACCGCACCACCCAATACAGCTACGACGTCCTCAACCGCTTGGTGAAGCTGACCACCCCTGACCCGGCCAAGGCCGGTGGGGTGCTGGTCACTGAATTCAGCTACGACGCACTGGACAACCTGGTCACCGTCAAAGACCCACTCGGCCACACCACCCGCTACAACTACAATGGCCTGGGTGACCTGCTGCAGCTGGTCAGCCCCGATACCGGCACCACCCGCTACAGCTATGACAATGCCGGGCAGCTCAAGACCAAGACCGATGCCCGCAACAAGACCGAAACCCGCAGCTATGACAACCTGGGCCGGGTGACCAGCCTGGCCTTCGGCGACCAGACCCACACCTTCACCTGGGACAGCGCCGCCAATGGCAAAGGCCGGCTGGCCAGCCTGCAGGATACTTCGGGCACCACCCACTACCGCTATGACGCACAAGGCCGCCTGAGCGGCAAAACCCTCAGCTTCACCGCCATCGGTGGGGTCGGTGGCGAGGCTGGCAAGCGTGAGGTCAGCTACAGCTGGAACGAGCAAGGGCAACTCACCCAGCTCACCTACCCCAGTGGCTTCAAGGTCACTTACAGCTACAACAGCAACGGCCAGGTCAGTGCCGTGCAACTGAATGGCCAAGCACTGATCAGCAACATCCAATACCAACCGTTCGGTGGCATCAAAAGCTGGAGCTGGGCCGGTGGCAATACCCATCACCGCAGCTACAACCTGGATGGCCAGCTGGAACTGCTGCAACACGGCAGCCTGTACAGCAAGAGCTACCGCTGGAACGCCGCCAACCAACTCAAGGCACAGACTGACAACCAGAGTAGCAGTCTCAACCAAAGCTATGACTACGACTTACTGGATCGGCTGAACAAGACCACCCGTGGCACCGTCACCGAGCAATACCAGTACGACGCTAACGGCAACCGCACCCAGAGTCAGGTCAACACCGCCGCCACCAGCTACAGTATCGACCCGGCCAGCAACCGCCTGCTGAAGCAGACCGGCAGCAATGCCAAGACTTATACCCTGGACGCCAGCGGCAACCAGACCAGTGATGGCAGCATCACCCTGACTTACGACAATGCCGGCCGGCCCCGTACTGCCACCCAGAACGGGCAAAGCGTCAGCAACTTCTTCTACAACGCCCAAGGGCAACTGGCGATCAAGACCGCCAACAGCAAACCGATCCAGTTCGTCTACGACGAAGCCGGCCACCTGCTGGCGGAACACGCCGACCCGGCCACGCAAAGCCCGAGCCAGGATCATATCTGGCTGGGCGACACCCCGATTGCGGTGGTGCGCCCCAACAGCAGCGACCCCAGCAAACCGCTGCTCTACCACGTCTACGCCGACCACCTCAACACCCCACGCGCCATCTACGACGCATTCAACAAACGCCTGACCTGGCGCTGGGAAAGCGAAGCCTTCGGCAACACCCTACCGGATCAGGACGCCGACAAGAACGGCAGCCAGTTCGTGTACAACCTGCGCTTCCCGGGGCAGTATTGGGATAACGGCATCAAGCTCAGTCATAACTGGTATCGGACCTATAATCCGGACACCGGCAGATACATTCAGAGTGATCCTATTGGGCTCAATGGTGGGTTGAATACTTACCTCTATGCTTATGGAAATTCGCCAAGGTTTGTTGATCGGGATGGTTTGGATAGTGTCTCAGTAGAGGCAGGTCTTCATTTGCCATTAATTGGCGATATTGCGACAGCCTTAGGATGGAATCAAATTCCCGTCTCTGGTGGCGATGTTGGTGTTGCAGTTTCTTTCCCAGGACCCTTGACGCCTGATGCGGCTTGGGATTTGTCCTTATATGCATCTGGAGATTTTGGTGGTGGGATAGGGGCAAACAAAGCAACTGTTACTGCTGGATATTCACGAGGTGGCTCATGTGATATTGATGATTCAATAGATGTAAACGCCATTCACGGTCCTGTAGCTGTCGGCGTGACTTTAGATCGACATGCCAATCTGAATAACTTTAGTCTTTCAGATATTACCGGAGCGAAAGCAGGGGCCGCCTTGGCACCAGGTAAAGCCGCTATGGCAGTCTATAAGGTAGTTGATTCTATATTGAAAACCAGGTCTTTACGTGATGTCTGGAAGACGTATAACAACAATGCGATAGGGTTTGGCTATAAAAAAACCGGTGCAGTGCGTTTAAACTGTGAGTGCAAGAAGTAG
- a CDS encoding RHS repeat domain-containing protein → MMKRKSSFPLFRQWPLLLMITSTLASAAVVLDESYEYDILGRLTKVKNAQQQVVASYTYDAIGNRTSAPMR, encoded by the coding sequence ATGATGAAACGCAAATCCAGTTTTCCGTTATTCCGTCAGTGGCCGCTGCTATTGATGATCACCAGTACCCTGGCCTCCGCGGCCGTGGTATTGGACGAATCCTACGAATACGACATCCTGGGCCGCCTGACCAAGGTCAAGAACGCCCAGCAGCAAGTCGTCGCCAGCTACACCTACGACGCCATCGGCAACCGCACCAGTGCACCGATGCGTTGA
- a CDS encoding transposase codes for MARLPRLYFPGCAQHVIQRGNNREACFYDEADYKAYLSFLLEAATKYQVAIHAFVLMTNHVHLLATPADEQGISRLMQAQGRKYVQYFNFTHGRTGTLWEGRYKSTLVDADHYLLTVYRYIELNPVRA; via the coding sequence GTGGCACGTTTACCTCGCCTCTACTTTCCCGGTTGCGCCCAGCATGTGATTCAGCGTGGCAATAATCGAGAAGCCTGCTTTTACGATGAAGCGGACTACAAAGCCTATCTGTCTTTTCTACTGGAGGCGGCGACTAAATATCAGGTCGCGATTCACGCGTTCGTGTTGATGACCAATCATGTGCATTTACTGGCGACGCCTGCTGACGAGCAGGGAATCAGCAGGTTGATGCAGGCTCAGGGTCGCAAATATGTCCAGTACTTCAATTTCACCCATGGCCGCACAGGCACGTTGTGGGAGGGCCGATATAAATCGACCCTGGTCGATGCTGACCATTATCTGCTGACGGTTTATCGCTATATCGAACTGAACCCCGTGAGGGCGG